In [Phormidium] sp. ETS-05, the genomic window TCGCCCGCCGGGACGGTTGCGATTTATTCTTCGCCGGACAGACATCAACACAAACACCGCAACCGGTGCAATCTTCCGCTGACACCTGGATAGTAAACTTAGTCCCGGCGAAATCCTTATCTTTCGTATCCGTTGACTTAAACGCTGCGGGTGCATTCGCCAGTTGCGCCGGTTCATACACTTTACCGCGAATCACCGCGTGGGGACAAACCATAATGCACTTAGCGCATTGCACGCACACATCTGGGTCCCAAACCGGGATTTCTTGCCCCACGTTGCGTTTTTCCCACTTAGAAGTCCCCGTGGGATAAGTGCCATCGCAAGGCAAAGCACTCACGGGAATGTCATCCCCCATGCGGGAAATCATCATCCCTTCCACTTCCCGCACAAACTCCGGCGCATTGGCAGGAATAGGAGGCACCATTTTAATACTGCTATTGGCAGCGCCTACCTTCACCTCAAACAAGTTGTCCAAAGTGTTATCAACGGCTTTCAGGTTCATACTGACTATGACATCACCTTTCTTGCCGTAGGTCTTTTGGATGGCTTCTTTGATTTTGGCGATCGCTTCATCCCGAGGCAATACATTCGCCAGGGCGAAGAAGCACACCTGCATAATCGTATTAATCCGCCCGCCCATGCCACTGTCTCGCGCCACTTGGTTGGCATCGATGACGTAGAATTTCAGGTTTTTGCGGATAATTTGTTCCTGCACTTCTATGGGCAGTTTATCCCAGACTTCATCGGGACCAAAGGGGCTATTAAGCAGGAACGTGGCGCCCTTAGCGGCGGCTTTCAACACGTTGAGTTTTTCCAGGAATAGCCACTGGTGACAGCCCACAAAATTCGCTTTTTCAATCAGATAAGTGGAGCGAATCGGCTGGGGTCCAAAGCGCAAGTGAGAGACGGTGATAGAGCCCGACTTCTTGGAGTCATAGACGAAGTAGCCTTGGGCGTAGTTGTCGGTCTCTTCCCCGATAATTTTAATTGAGTTTTTGTTCGCTCCCACGGTGCCATCGGCGCCCAGACCGTAGAACATACAGCGTACCACGCTATCGGGTTCGGTGCTGAAATCTGGGTCGTAGGTTAGGGATGTGTTGGTGAGGTCGTCGTTAATCCCGATCGTAAAGTGGTTTTTCGGTTTAGCTTGGGCTAAGTTATCGAAAACTCCCTTCACCATTGCCGGGTTGAATTCTTTGGAAGACAAGCCGTAGCGTCCGCCCACTACTTTCGGTGCGGCTTCTTCCCATTCTTCGCTGATGGCGGTAACAACGTCTAAATAGAGGGGTTCACCACCGGCGCCCGGTTCTTTGGTGCGGTCTAAAACGGCGATTTTCTTGACGGTTTTGGGGAGAGCGGCTACTAGCTGTTTGTTGTCCCAAGGGCGATAGAGGCGGACTTTCAGCACGCCGACTTTGGCGCCTTGGGCGTTGAGGTATTCTACGGTTTCATGGACGGTTTCGCAACCGGAACCCATGAGGATAATCACGGTTTCGGCATCGGGAGCGCCGACGTATTCAAACAGTTTGTAATAGCGTCCGGTGATTTCCCCGAATTTGTCCATTGCTTTTTGGACGATACCGGGGCAAGCGTCGTAAAAGGGGTTAACGGTTTCGCGAGCTTGGAAGTACACATCCGGGTTTTGGGCAGTACCGCGCAAAACGGGCCGATCGGGCGTCAAAGCGCGGGCACGATGGGCGAATACCAAATCATCATTAATTAGAACCCGCAAGTCCGCATCGTTTAGGAGTTCTACTTTTTGCTCTTCGTGGGAGGTTCTGAACCCATCAAAGAAGTGGATAAACGGGACTCGGGACTCTAAGGTGGCGGCTTGGGCGATGAGGGCGAAGTCGTGGGCTTCCTGTACGGAGGCGGAACACAGGAGGGCAACTCCTGTGGACCGAGCTGCCATCACGTCGCTATGGTCCCCAAAAATTGACAGACCTTGAGCTGCCAGGGAACGAGCGGCTACGTGTAAAACGGCACAAGTTAGCTCCCCGGCTATCTTGTACAGGTTGGGCAGCATCAGCATCAAGCCTTGGGATGCTGTGAAGGTGGTAGTTAAGGCTCCTGCTTGCAGGGCGCCGTGGACCGCACCAGCGGCGCCGCCTTCTGACTGCATTTCCACCACGTTGGGAATGGTGCCCCACAGGTTGGAGCGTCCCTCTGACATCCAAGCATCGGCCCATTCACCCATCGGTGAGGAGGGAGTGATGGGATAAATGGCGATCGCTTCGCTCAGCTTGTAGGCAACGCGGGCCACTGCCTCGTTACCATCTATAGTTGCATACACTCTTTGACTCATATCTCTCCTGGCAGCATAATTCTTTTTTCCCGGGGCAAGGGCGTCAACTTTGAACACCGCTCCATCACCCTGGTTCTAGTAGGGGACAGTCACAAACTCCCCATTCAAAAACCCAGTTCAAGGGCAAATTAAACAACTATTTTGTTGCTTAATTTGTCACGGGCGAGGGTTTCCGATTGGTAGCGTTTGAGGTTAGAAACCGGGTGGTTCAGAAAGATTTCTTGTTTAATACCGACAATCTCTGCAAGAAACCCGGTTTCTGGAGTCAATACCGACAATCTCTATTACCCCCTAATAAAACAACAGGAATGTTGTTTAGCCCCTGTTTAACAACCACCAGCTTTTGAGCTGGGGCTACGAGCTGCAATTCTTCTGCAGACAAATGTTTAGAGTTGATTTTGGGAATATCTGCCTTTAACTCTTACATTTACATATTATATTCTAGACGCCCCATATCTGCAATGCCTTATAATTTTTTAATGCTTTTTTTTTCTAAGTTATTGTTAAGAAAACATTAAAAATTATCAATTTCTCGAAAATCAACCTGGTTTCTATGATATGATTTGCATTCCCATAAAAATTAGGTCAAGTTATCCGGTTTTTTACCGCCAAAAGTCCCTACTGCCGCAAAGCTGCCATAATTTGTCCCAAACAAATCCCACCATCATTAGGCGGCACCAACTTATGCCAGTAGGGGGAGAAACCCTCCTCCCGTAACCGCTCCACGGTCCTCACGGTTAAATACTGGTTTTGAAAACATCCCCCCGTTAGGACTACTTGCTCGGTCCCTACCTGTCGCGCCACGGTGCAAATCTCCTCCGCCAGGGTATGGTGAAATCGCGCCGCAATTACCCCCACGGGCACCCCTTGGTCCAGTTCTGTCAACATCGTTTTCACCAGGGGTTCCCAGTCAAGTTGGTTATTTGTCCTTTGTCCTTTGTCCTTTGTCATTTGCAAGGGACCACTGATAAACTCTAATTCCATCGCCGCTTGGCCCTCGAAACTGCCGGTTTGACGAATGCCGAGAATGGCGGCTACAGCGTCAAACAGTCTCCCGGCGCTGGATGTCACCGGGGTGTTTAAATTCCGGCGGAGCATGGTTTTGATGATTTCCAGCTCTGAAGGAGTAAAGGCTTGGAGGGGCAAAATATCCTTTCTGGTAAATAAATCTTCGCCCCAAATTTCATAGAGCAGTCCCAAAGCGGCTCTGCGGGGTTCTTTTATCGCTTTTTCCCCGCCGGGGAGGCGAAAGGTCCGCCAGTGGGCGACTCGCTGCCAGGAATTATCGGTAATAAGGATGAATTCTCCTCCCCAGATGGTGTCGTCTTCTCCGTAGCCGGTGCCATCCCAGGCGACGCCTAATACTGGCGGTTTGATCTGGTTTTCTGCCATACAGGCGAGGACGTGAGCGTAGTGGTGTTGGACGCCCACGGTGGGGACCTCTAACGCGGTGGCATATTGGGTGGAGATATAGTCTGGGTGGGCGTCGCAGGCGACGGCTGCGGGTTGAAAGTCGTAAATGCCGCTCAAACTGGCAATGGTGGTTTGGAAGGCTTGGAAGGCTTGGGGGGTGGCTAAGTCGCCGATATGCTGACTGAGGAATATTTGGTTGTCTATGGCTATGGCTATGGTGTTTTTCAGATGTGCCCCCACGGCGAGGATGGGGGGATGACTAGGTTCGTAGTTGGGCTTCAGCCCAAAAAACGAGGGGGAGATGGGTAAAGGGGCGTATCCTCTGGCGCGGCGAAGGATTTGGGGTTGGTTGAGTAGTTCCCTCACCAGGGAGTCATCCACGGCGCGGGCGATCGGGCGGTTGTGAACTAAAAAGACATCGGCAATATGCTGTAGTCTGCTGATGGCTTCGGTTTCGTCGGTGCAGATGGGTTCGTCGCTGAGGTTGCCACTGGTGGCGACTACAGGAAACCCCAATTCTGCCATGAGCAGGTGATGTAAAGGAGTATAGGGCAGCATGACGCCGATGTAAGGATTACCAGGGGCAACCCCGGGGGCGATGTTGCTGTGGCTGTGGCGACGCAACAGCACAATGGGGGCCTCTGGGGATAAGAGTAGTTTTGCCTCTATTTCTGATACTGGGCAATCTTGTTTCACCTTTGCTAGGGAGGGATACATCAGGGCAAAGGGTTTTTCGGGCCGTTGTTTGCGCGATCGGAGCAGTTGCACCGCCGTTTCATTCCCCCCATCAACCATCAAGTGAAATCCCCCCAGTCCCTTCATCGCCAGGATTTTGCCCTGTTTTATCCCCTCAGCGGCGGCTAACAGAGCATCGTGATGTTGCGATAAGACTTCCCCCCGTTCATTCCACAACTCCAAATGAGGACCGCACTGAGGACAGGCATTTGGTTGAGCGTGAAACCGACGGTTAAGGGGATTTTCATATTCTTGAAGGCACTGGGGACACATGGGGAAATGCTTCATCGTGGTGTGAGGTCGGTCATAAGGCAAAGCCTCCACAATGCTGTAGCGCGGTCCGCAGTTAGTGCAATTAGTAAAAGGATAAAGATAGCGGCGGTTTTGGGGGTCGAAGATTTCCGCCAAACATTGGCTGCAAGTGCTGATATCTGGCAAAACTATGGCAGTTTTGGCACCCCCCACGCTGGCTCTAATTTCAAATTCCCCATATCCCACCGGTTCTAACCAGGCAGTTTCCACAGTGTTAATCAAAGCCAGGGGGGGTTTTTCCGTTTCTAGACGCTGTAAAAATAGCTCTATTGGCTCCTGGGAGCCTTCAATTTCTATAAATACTCCCTCAGCGGAATTATTCACCCATCCGGGTAATGATAATTCTGTGGCTAGGCGATAGACAAAGGGGCGAAATCCGACACCTTGGACGGCGCCTTTAATGGTGATTTTGCATCTGAGTTTGTTGGGCATAAATAAAACTCTGTCTAATCTGATTAATCAAGTCTCATTCCTCATCCTCTCCCACATCTAAGATAGCTTCGATGTCTCTGGCTCCATGAATCACTCGAATAATTTCTACTCCGTTATCGGTAATTCGGTAAAAAACCAAATACTTCTGAAAACCTTTAATTGCCTGCTGGCGAACATCAGCTAAAGTAGGCTGAGTAAATTGGCATAGTTTTCCCATACCCGGCATTTTACCCAGTTGTTGGAATGTTCGTTCAGCCGCAGCCAGAAAGCTATCCGAAGCATCCAGATTATCTTGAGCGATGTAGGTAGCCAATTCAATTAAATCGCGGATGACTTGGGGGCGTTTGTTAACGTTGCTCATTACTCGTGATTTTGGCTAGACTGTTGGGATAATCTCTGGCGAACCGTCGAGCGAATGTCTTGCCAATCTTCCTCGGTCATTGGCGTTGCGGATCCTGATTCTAGACCTTCCAGTAATAGGGTTTCTAACCGGTCAGAGGCTTTGCGCTTTTGGTCTTGAAGCACTAATTCCCGAAAATATTCGCTGATGGTGCTATAACCCTCCTTGGCCACAATTTCTTCCACATAAGCTGTCATGGAGTCAGGTAAAGAGATGTTGATATTTGTCATACGGGTGAATTTAGTAACTCCTTGAGGCAATTATAGCAGATTTTGCCCGTCTATCGCCGAAGACAGCCCTCACCCCCAACCCCTCTCCCAGGTGGGGAGAGGGGCTTTACCGCTCGTTCAGAAATAATCCTCGCTTCTCAAAGTCCCTCTCCCTTTTTGGGAGAGGGATTTAGGGTGAGGGCGATGTGTTAAGCGATTGGTTGTAATAGTAACAAATTGTTTGACCAAGTGCTGTATAGCAGATTTTGTCTGCCAGAAACCGGGTTTCTTAACCAAATTCTCGGTGTCAAACCTAGATTTTTGCAGAAGGTTTCTGGGACACCAAGGACAAAGGACCAAGGACAAATGACCAAGGACAAATGACCAAGGACAAATGACCAAGGACAAATCATCGCCAATCGCCTTGGATGACAAATCCTGCCCATTCATAGGGCGATCGCCATTTTTCCTGCTGGAGCATTTCTAGTTGAGCGGCCCTGAGAGCGGCGGCTGGGGCTAATCCTTGTTGTAGCATTTTCTGGTATAATAATGTCATCAGTTCTGCAGTGCCTTCATCGGATACGTACCATAAGCTGACGATGAGCCGCTCGGCACCGGCGGACATGAAGGCACCGGTTAATCCCACTATCCCTTCGCCTTTGATTTCTTTGCCTAAGCCGGTTTGGCAGGCAGAAAGCACTACTAAATCGGCATCTAGGCGCAGTTTATCCATATCATAGGGCATAAAAAGCCGTCGATGTTGTTTCCTGCTGCATCGCGTTGGGACAGAACCAAGGTGGATAATTCCCCATATTTGCTGTTGGCGAGTCCGTGGGTGGCGAGGTGGAGGATGCGATATTGGGAAAGGTCGGTTTCGGTAAAGGTTCGGCGGTTGGCGTCTAAACCCATTGCTACCATCCGCTTGTCTTCTGGTACTAAATCGAGAATTTTTTCGGCTTCCTTTTTGGTGCCCGGTAATGGGTATAGGGTGCCTTCAAAAACTGGGTCAGCGAAGACGGCTATAGTTTTGGGGGCGGGTTGGCGGCTGCCGAATTTCTCCCGCATTTTTTCCAGAATGGATGCGGAAGGAATCGTCACGATTTCGTGATTGAGGATGAGGGGTTTATACTCATCAGTATTACCCCAGTTTCCGGGCAGGGTGAGGGCGGAAAAGGGAATGTAATTTAAGACTCCGTGACCGACAATTAATAATCTTTTTTGCTCTAATTTGCCGATGGCGGGACCGAGAATCATCGCGCCTAAGCGATTGGCTGTTTGGGTGAGCGTTTGCGGTCGGTTCTGGTTGCGGGGGTCTGCTAATTTTCTCCGAAATTCTTTGACTGCTGGTTCAATAATGGCGCGGGGAGGGAGTTGGTAGCTGTTGATAGTAGTGGGGGTGACTGCCCACAGGTAACTGCGCTCTTCTCCTAGGTGATATTCTAATAATAACGTGTCTTTGTCTAAAAGTTGCTGAATTTCTGGCAGCGTCAGGGGTTGGTATGGGGGGATTTTGCTGTAGCGGGGACTGGTTTGGCGAATTTTTCCTTGGATTTGCTGGTATTGTTTGAGGAGTTGTTCCACTTGCTGGAATTCTGGGGTTGATTCGTTTTCGTCCCCCCCGCTTAATTCTAGAATGTTAATTTTAGCGGCTATTGTTGCTAGTTGGCTTTGGAGGGTTTTTTCTTGTTGGAGCAAATTGGGGTCAACGCCAGCGCGAATGTCTGCGCCAAACTCGTTTAGTTGGTCTAGCAGACTGCGCGATCGGGAGCGATCGGCTGTGGCTAGTGCTTTGATGTCATAACCTGCTGTGGGGTTTTGGGCGTGCAATTCCATGAGCAGGTTAATGTATAATTCATAGTAGTTTTGGACGGTGGCAAAGTAAAAGCTGCGCAGTTGCTGATTGGGGACTTGGGTGCGCAGTGCTTCCACGAGGTTTAGGGAGGTTTCGATTTGGGTGAGAGCGGGATCTAGTTGTTGCCGATCGCGCTCTAAGGTGGCAATGGTAAATCGGGTGACTGCTTCCCCAAACTTATCCCCAGTTTTCTCCCAAAATTCCAGTGCTTTATATTGATATTCCAGGGTTTGTCCCGCTTCTCTTGCCGCATTGCGGCTACTATTTCCCCCTGCTCTGCTGTTTCCCTGCTCCCTTGCCCCCCTGCTCCCCTGTGCGGTGGCGACTTCCGTATTATCCTGAGCGTTGGTAGTGCCCAAATCGTAATAAATCTGACTTACATCTGGACTGCCTAAGTTACGGGCTCGGTCTAAGTATTTTAAGCCTTCTTGAAATTGTCCCAAGTCAAAGTAAATGCGGCTGATATTACTAAGGATGATAACTTCTCCCGGTGCATCTCCTAATTGTTGCCGCAGAATTAGAGCCGCGTTAAAATATTCTAAGGCTTTATCCTGTTGCTGTAATTCATAGTTAATCGCGCCGAGGTTGTGCAGGGTGACGGCTTGCCAATGGGGATTATTCAGACTGCGGGCAATTGGTAAGGCTTGATTTAAGGTATTGAGGGCTTGGGCTAAATCTCCCGTGGTTTTATATTTCCAGGCGATTTGATTCTCAAGCCTTAATTCGGCTTCTTTATCCCCGGCGTTGCGGGCGCGTTCTAGTTCGGTTTGATAATCTGATAGGCTGCTCTCTTGGGAGATGGCGTTTTGGGATAAGACTACGGGAGATGGGTTGAGATGATGTGGCAGTGCTGCTACCTTTGGGGTAGGGATGGGTAGCAGAATAGCTACATTAACCAGAGCCACCGGAGCCAAAATTTTGCCTAACCAAGGATTAGCCATAGTTTATTTATTGGAATGTTTAACAGATTTTACGGGTAAAAATTCGCGTCCGGGTAACTGCTCGCCTTGGAGGAGAAAACTCGCCCAAAAATAAGGGGATTGCCATTGCTGTTGTTGCCAGATGGCGATTTGAGCAGCACGCAAGGCGGCTGGGGGTGATAACCCCTCTTCGAGCATCCCTTCGTAGAATTTGGACATGAGGATGGAGGTGGCTTCGTCATCGACGCTCCACAAGCTGACGCCTACTTGGGGGACGCCTGCATACATGAAGCCTCGGGTTAAACCGATGAGTCCTTCGCCTTCGATTTCTTTGCCTAAGCCGGTTTGACAGGCGGACAATACTACTAAATCGGCGGCTAGTTTTAGGTTGTAGATTTCGGGGAGGCGGAGAAAGCCGTCAACGGGGCTGCCTTGGGCATCAACTAAGGATAGCACTAAGCCGGAGAGTTCGGGATTGCTGTCGAGTAAAAATCCGTGGGTGGCAAAGTGGATGATGCGATATTGGGCGAGTTCGGGGCTGGTGGCTTTTTCGCGGGTGGCGGCAAATCCCAAGGCTCCGAAGCGTTGGTTTTCTGGCACAAGGCGGAAAATTTGGCTGGCTTCGTTGCTGGTGTAGGGGAGGCGGCTGATTGGTCCGTCAAATCCAATGTTCCGAGCGGCGGTTTGTAGGGGGACGGGGGTGGTGTTGGGGCGATTTTGGTTGCGGGCAATGTTGCTAGGGAGGCGATCGTCATCAGTCCCGCCAAATACGGGGTCGGCAAATACGGCGATCGTTTTGGGGGCGGTGGGGCGATCGCGCAATTCCTGGCGGAGAATACTAGCAGTAGAAGCCGAGGGCAAATTAACAATTTCATGCTCTACCATCAGGGGAATAAAACTGCTGGGTTTACCTTCACTGCTGACAAATCGGTTACTGGAAACAGTGGCGAGACTGGGTACAGATAGGGCGCTAAAAGGTATAGTTTGCAATGCTCCATCACTGACGATGAGCAGCCGTTGGTTTCCCTGTAGTTCTTGGGCCAAGGGCGTTAGAATCAGCTCGGTGAGATTAAAAGCAGTTTCGGCGACTTTTTTCGGTCGCATTCTCAAAGCGGGAGCGGTGATAGCATCGCGGAAATTTTTCGCCGCCGCTTCAATGGTAGCACGGGGTGGCAGTTCATAACTGTTGATACTCGTAGCACTAACTGCCCATACATAACTGCGCTCTTGCCCAAGATAATATTCTAAGAGCAGAGTATCTTCATCTAAAAGTTGTTGAATTTCCTTAACCGTGAGTGGTTGTGCCTGAGTAATGGCGGCGTAGTGGGGAGATGATTCTCTAATTTGCCCTTGGACTTGGCGTAACTGATTCAACAGAGATTTAATTTCTGTTTCCAGGGCGGCGGCAGCTTCTGGCGATTCACTGGTGGCTAGTTCCACTTGTTTTTTTGCCAGTGCATTGAGCTGATTTTCTATTTGTTTTTCCTGCGCTACCAGTTGCGGCGGAGCGCTGGCGGCGATATCCGCTCCTGCTTCTAAGAGAATTTCTAACAAGGAGCGAGCCCGAGCGCTTTCGCTGGCTTCTAAGGCTCTGGCTTGATAGCCTTGAGTGGGGTTTTGTTGGTGCAACTGCATCAGGATATCGATGTAGAGTTCGTAGTATTGCTGCACCGTGGCGAAGTAAAACGATCGGAGTTCTGGATCAGCGATTTGAGTGCGCAGGTTTTCCACAATTTCCAAGGCGCTTTCCATCTGAGCAATGGCGCCAGTGAGGTCTCCTTTTCCCCGCTCGATTTTCGCCAATTCCATGCGGGTAACAGCTTCGCCAAAGCCGCCGCCTAATGCTTCCCAAAATTCTCGAGATTTGCTGTAATATTCTTCATTTGATGTGGCGGTGTTGCTGAATTGAGGTGTAGGAGTATTTTCACTATTTACCGCGAATGCTTGCTCATAGTAGCTAGCGGCAATTCCCGTTTCTCCCATTTGGTAGTGAGCATCGCCAATTTTCGCGATCGTCACCGATTCTTGACTAGGTTCTCCTGCCCGCTTCCACAGAGAAAGGGCAGTTTGGTAAGATGAAATTGCCTGTTGCCCCTGGTTTAATTTCAAGTACATATCACCAATGCGATTTAGGTTAGTAGCTTGGGCTTTAATATCCCCCACTTGCCGCCATAAGGTCAGAGCTTGTTGATACGAGGTAAGAGCTTGATTTGGGGCAGCCATTTGCTGCCGATAAAAATCGGCAATAAATTGATGAGTCGCCGCTTGTTGTTGAAGGTCTCCGACTTGTTGCCAAACTTGCAACTGTTGATTATAATATTCTAAGGCTTTTGGTAAATCGCTGATTTTAGTATAAAAATCTCCGATAGATTTCAAACTGGCAGCAATTTCCGCCTGGTTGCCCAGTCGCTGCCACAGTTGCAGCCGTTGGTGATAATAGTCTAAGGCTTTTTGGGAATCTTGGAACTGCTGATGATAAAAACTGCCTATTACATATAGGGTTCTGGCTTGCTGTGGCATATTCCCAACTTGTTGCCAAGTTTGCAGGCTTTGTTGATAGGACTGTAAAGCCAAGTCGTACTTTTGAGAAGCGGAGTAGGTATCGCCGATGTATTCTAGGGTTGTGGCGATTTCGTCTGGTTTTCCTAAATCTTGCCACAAGGTCAACGCCACTTGATAATATTGTAAGGCGGGCTCTAGTTCTCCATAGAAATAATGGCGAGCTGCTAGTTCTATGCTGGTTGCTGCCTGAGTTGATTTATTTCCTAGTTGGCGGTAAATTTCTATGGCAGTTTGGAATTGTGCGATCGCCTCTTGTCTCGCCTCCGGAGTGCCTTGCTGCCACAACTCCCGACCTCTCGCCACCGCCGCCGCCGCCGTAGCGGTAACTTCTCCCACCGTCATCGGGGGCACTTGTGCCAAAGTTGGCGACACCAGCAATGGTGTGGCAAGCCATCCCACATTCAATAATGGTAAGACTAGCGTCAATAAAGCCAAATTCATCCTCATCAGCCCAACACCTCCCCTGAAACCCCCCTTATTGTAGCGTAACTTAGTAGGGGCGAAGCATTCCGCCAATAAATTTTTGGTGACAACCAGCCACTTAATTGCGGAATGCTTCGCCCCTGTTCTCCCAACCCGAAAAATCCAATCTATCCTATCGCCAAAAAAGACTCTTTTTCCGCCATCTGCCCTTCCAGATAATCATACCACTTATCCATCCCCGCCCCGGTGCGCGCCGATACTTCAAAAATCACCGCCTCGGGAGCTACCCGCCTGATATTATTCAGGGCTTTTTCCCTGTCAAAACCCACCACCTCGGCAATATCGATTTTATTCACAATCACCACCTGTGCCGATTTAAACATACTGGGATATTTCAGCGGTTTATCTTCTCCCTCGGTGACAGATAGCAGCACTACTCGCCAGTTTTCCCCTAAATCATAGGCAGCGGGACAGACTAAATTCCCCACATTTTCTATAATTAGGACATCCAGCGCATCTAAATCCAGTTTTTGCGCCGCTCGCGCTACCATATCCGCTTCCAAGTGACAAGCTGTCCCCGTGGTAATTTGCACCGCTGGCGCCCCCGCGTGCCCCAATCTATGGGCGTCGTTATCGGTTTCTAAGTCGCCCACAATAACGCCGATTTTCACTTGCTCTTTCAGGTCACTGATGGTTTTTTCTAAGAAAGCCGTTTTCCCAGAACCAGGGGAGGAGAGAATATTTAACACCAGCAACCCTTTGGCGGCAAAATAACCCCGGTTTCGTTCCGCTAAGCGGTCATTTTTTTGTAAAATAGACTGAGTAACGGTCACGGTTTTGGCAGTAGTGCCATTTTCTACAACTAGCTGATGATGATGATGGTGATGGTCGTCGTGATGGTCGTGCTGATGGTCGCCGTTATGGGTGTGGCTATGAATACCGATTTCCGATTTGATATCGCTGCAGCCGCAATCTTGACACATGATTAAGATACCTCCAAGGATGTAAGTTCAATTTC contains:
- a CDS encoding CHAT domain-containing tetratricopeptide repeat protein, translating into MNLALLTLVLPLLNVGWLATPLLVSPTLAQVPPMTVGEVTATAAAAVARGRELWQQGTPEARQEAIAQFQTAIEIYRQLGNKSTQAATSIELAARHYFYGELEPALQYYQVALTLWQDLGKPDEIATTLEYIGDTYSASQKYDLALQSYQQSLQTWQQVGNMPQQARTLYVIGSFYHQQFQDSQKALDYYHQRLQLWQRLGNQAEIAASLKSIGDFYTKISDLPKALEYYNQQLQVWQQVGDLQQQAATHQFIADFYRQQMAAPNQALTSYQQALTLWRQVGDIKAQATNLNRIGDMYLKLNQGQQAISSYQTALSLWKRAGEPSQESVTIAKIGDAHYQMGETGIAASYYEQAFAVNSENTPTPQFSNTATSNEEYYSKSREFWEALGGGFGEAVTRMELAKIERGKGDLTGAIAQMESALEIVENLRTQIADPELRSFYFATVQQYYELYIDILMQLHQQNPTQGYQARALEASESARARSLLEILLEAGADIAASAPPQLVAQEKQIENQLNALAKKQVELATSESPEAAAALETEIKSLLNQLRQVQGQIRESSPHYAAITQAQPLTVKEIQQLLDEDTLLLEYYLGQERSYVWAVSATSINSYELPPRATIEAAAKNFRDAITAPALRMRPKKVAETAFNLTELILTPLAQELQGNQRLLIVSDGALQTIPFSALSVPSLATVSSNRFVSSEGKPSSFIPLMVEHEIVNLPSASTASILRQELRDRPTAPKTIAVFADPVFGGTDDDRLPSNIARNQNRPNTTPVPLQTAARNIGFDGPISRLPYTSNEASQIFRLVPENQRFGALGFAATREKATSPELAQYRIIHFATHGFLLDSNPELSGLVLSLVDAQGSPVDGFLRLPEIYNLKLAADLVVLSACQTGLGKEIEGEGLIGLTRGFMYAGVPQVGVSLWSVDDEATSILMSKFYEGMLEEGLSPPAALRAAQIAIWQQQQWQSPYFWASFLLQGEQLPGREFLPVKSVKHSNK
- the hypB gene encoding hydrogenase nickel incorporation protein HypB; amino-acid sequence: MCQDCGCSDIKSEIGIHSHTHNGDHQHDHHDDHHHHHHQLVVENGTTAKTVTVTQSILQKNDRLAERNRGYFAAKGLLVLNILSSPGSGKTAFLEKTISDLKEQVKIGVIVGDLETDNDAHRLGHAGAPAVQITTGTACHLEADMVARAAQKLDLDALDVLIIENVGNLVCPAAYDLGENWRVVLLSVTEGEDKPLKYPSMFKSAQVVIVNKIDIAEVVGFDREKALNNIRRVAPEAVIFEVSARTGAGMDKWYDYLEGQMAEKESFLAIG